The proteins below come from a single Dinghuibacter silviterrae genomic window:
- a CDS encoding glycosyltransferase → MKVIKIIPSLGFGGIETVFEITARYYQGSKDDIIFLAMGGGGTAAKVITEAGFRVVIWNMPTKIPNWKLIPKLVKFIKQEQPDVVHTTGAEANFHGLIAARICRIPVRVGEEIGMPVHSRMARLAFRMVYGMSSAVIAVAGQVEDFLTETKEAPPHKVAMIYNPVDFRIFGVTKNAPEAGRFRMVSICRHTPAKNLDVMIKAAAALRRRAPELNVELWVVGDGPSRAGLEELAASLGLGDSVKFWGFQEERVQFLTQATLFVLPSYSEGHPISVLEAMMMETPCIVTRGGGVPEIIEEGKTGWMMDPLDLEGFTDKLEHIARLPDAQRREVGRLAGVNIRANFPPDLYMERIWSLYQRNHPNPQAV, encoded by the coding sequence ATGAAAGTCATAAAGATCATCCCTTCCCTCGGCTTTGGCGGTATCGAAACGGTTTTCGAGATCACCGCCCGGTATTATCAAGGGAGCAAAGACGATATTATCTTCCTGGCCATGGGCGGCGGCGGTACCGCGGCCAAGGTGATCACCGAGGCCGGCTTCAGGGTGGTGATCTGGAACATGCCCACCAAGATTCCCAATTGGAAGCTCATCCCCAAGCTCGTCAAATTTATCAAACAGGAGCAACCGGATGTGGTCCACACCACGGGTGCGGAAGCCAATTTTCACGGTCTGATCGCCGCCCGTATCTGCCGGATACCCGTGCGCGTCGGGGAGGAGATCGGTATGCCCGTGCACAGCCGTATGGCCCGACTGGCCTTCCGTATGGTCTACGGGATGTCTTCGGCGGTGATCGCGGTGGCGGGACAGGTCGAGGATTTCCTGACAGAGACCAAAGAAGCGCCACCCCACAAAGTGGCGATGATCTATAACCCGGTCGACTTCCGGATTTTCGGGGTGACGAAAAATGCCCCCGAGGCCGGCCGTTTCAGGATGGTGTCGATCTGCCGCCATACCCCGGCCAAAAACCTGGACGTCATGATTAAGGCGGCCGCGGCACTGCGGCGCCGCGCCCCGGAGCTCAACGTCGAGCTGTGGGTCGTCGGTGACGGACCCAGCCGTGCCGGTCTGGAGGAACTGGCGGCCAGCCTCGGCTTAGGGGACAGCGTCAAATTCTGGGGCTTCCAGGAAGAACGGGTGCAATTCCTGACACAAGCCACGTTGTTTGTCCTGCCCTCGTATTCGGAGGGACACCCGATTTCCGTACTGGAGGCTATGATGATGGAAACCCCATGCATCGTCACCCGGGGCGGGGGCGTGCCCGAAATCATCGAAGAAGGCAAGACCGGCTGGATGATGGATCCCCTCGACCTCGAAGGGTTTACCGACAAGCTGGAACACATTGCGCGGCTACCGGACGCCCAACGGCGCGAGGTGGGTCGCCTGGCCGGCGTCAACATACGCGCGAATTTTCCCCCCGATCTGTATATGGAGCGCATCTGGAGTTTGTACCAGCGTAATCATCCGAACCCACAGGCGGTATGA
- a CDS encoding glycosyltransferase produces the protein MNKIRILQCIETIGSGGVEQLRYNLCKGIDKDRFELKIICTQTLGVLPGRMRETGVEIIPVGKLKTPFHWSRYKAVLRVVRSYKPHIIHGAVFEGCSMAVVASRFSRIPAVIIEETSDPIDRTWRGNTLMRLYAGYADRIVAVSETAGSYIRKVVGVKEPKLKVIDNGVSIPEVPDPEAVKKLRGRLGIAEGDFVIGSVGRLFDEVKKVSVIIKATALLIKRGIPLKLLIVGDGSDQDMLEALCDTLGIRASVIFAGYQGDTAPYYACMDLFVLASQHESFGMVLVEAMYLHLPVVATAVGGIPYVVEDGKTGLLVPKNDPPAMAVAIETLYRDPAGRKAFGQAGWERAMGNFTSDIYVEKVQRLYLELAEEKGLSS, from the coding sequence ATGAACAAGATCAGGATACTCCAATGTATAGAAACCATCGGTTCCGGCGGGGTCGAACAATTGCGGTATAACCTGTGCAAAGGCATCGATAAGGATCGCTTCGAGCTAAAGATTATCTGCACGCAAACCCTGGGGGTTTTGCCGGGCAGGATGAGGGAGACCGGCGTGGAGATCATCCCCGTCGGCAAACTGAAAACACCTTTTCACTGGAGCCGGTACAAGGCCGTGCTAAGGGTCGTCCGGTCTTACAAACCACACATCATACACGGAGCGGTTTTCGAAGGCTGTAGCATGGCCGTCGTAGCCTCCCGCTTCAGCCGCATCCCGGCGGTCATCATCGAGGAGACCTCCGATCCGATCGACCGGACCTGGAGGGGAAACACGCTGATGCGTCTTTATGCGGGTTACGCAGATCGTATTGTCGCGGTCTCTGAAACCGCCGGCAGCTATATCCGTAAAGTCGTGGGTGTAAAGGAACCTAAGTTGAAGGTGATCGACAATGGCGTATCCATACCGGAAGTCCCGGACCCGGAGGCCGTAAAAAAACTAAGGGGCCGCCTGGGCATTGCGGAGGGTGATTTCGTGATCGGAAGTGTGGGAAGGTTGTTCGACGAGGTCAAAAAAGTCAGTGTCATCATCAAGGCCACGGCCCTCCTGATAAAACGCGGCATCCCCTTAAAGCTGCTGATTGTCGGGGACGGTTCGGACCAGGACATGCTGGAAGCGCTTTGCGACACCCTGGGGATCCGGGCGTCGGTCATATTCGCGGGCTACCAGGGCGATACGGCCCCCTATTATGCCTGTATGGACCTGTTCGTCCTGGCCTCCCAACACGAATCGTTTGGGATGGTCCTGGTGGAAGCCATGTACCTGCACCTTCCGGTCGTCGCGACCGCGGTGGGCGGTATTCCCTATGTCGTGGAAGACGGCAAGACCGGTCTCCTGGTGCCCAAAAACGACCCGCCCGCCATGGCCGTTGCCATCGAAACGCTTTACCGCGATCCGGCCGGGAGAAAGGCTTTTGGACAGGCCGGCTGGGAACGCGCGATGGGGAACTTCACCTCCGATATATATGTGGAAAAGGTCCAAAGGCTTTACCTGGAGCTGGCGGAAGAAAAAGGGTTGTCCTCTTGA
- a CDS encoding glycosyltransferase translates to MKTLLFISWDGPQVGYLEGLFMPILQGLGDDYRIHIVQFTWGPSDGGRLQSLLQHAGIAYTRFEIRRKPVVAAGVLLTLFKGKRFLTRYIRAQKIDVVLPRSIFPALMVSGLAARDRSRRWVFDADGLPLEERVDFAGMNPRGLEFRWLKSVESKMIHRSDAVLVRSEKAIPFLAEGPFKVVTNGRDPQRYLPATPEDRARRRKEWGVTDQGIVLAYAGSLGPQYCLQEMLTLFEKAPPGSVLLLLTGNPEAAPERQGVIVRKLPPGEVAAYLGAADIGLALREPKTSMQGVFPIKLGEYLLCGLPVIATAGIGDTGTLLGGEASCLLLENHAPASLEKAALWAVSAAARPDLKTAARRLGLARFSLEESIRTYKRALDA, encoded by the coding sequence TTGAAAACGTTACTCTTCATCAGTTGGGACGGTCCCCAGGTCGGCTACCTGGAAGGGCTTTTTATGCCGATCTTGCAAGGCTTGGGCGACGACTACCGCATACATATCGTTCAGTTCACCTGGGGCCCTTCGGACGGGGGCCGTTTGCAATCCCTTTTGCAACATGCCGGGATTGCCTATACCCGCTTCGAGATACGCCGGAAACCTGTCGTGGCCGCCGGCGTTTTGCTGACCCTTTTCAAAGGGAAGCGTTTTCTGACACGCTATATCCGCGCACAAAAAATAGACGTCGTGTTGCCCCGGAGTATCTTTCCCGCACTGATGGTGTCGGGGTTGGCCGCCAGGGACCGCTCCAGGCGGTGGGTCTTCGATGCCGACGGGTTGCCGCTGGAAGAACGCGTGGATTTCGCGGGGATGAACCCCCGGGGGCTGGAGTTCCGGTGGTTGAAAAGCGTGGAAAGTAAAATGATACACAGGTCTGACGCGGTGCTGGTACGGTCCGAAAAAGCCATACCCTTTCTGGCGGAAGGCCCGTTCAAAGTCGTCACCAACGGCCGTGACCCGCAGCGGTATCTCCCGGCCACCCCCGAAGACCGTGCCCGGCGCCGCAAAGAATGGGGCGTAACGGACCAGGGCATCGTCCTGGCGTATGCCGGATCTTTGGGGCCGCAATATTGCTTGCAGGAGATGCTGACCCTTTTTGAAAAAGCGCCACCGGGATCCGTCCTCTTGCTGCTGACGGGCAACCCCGAAGCAGCGCCCGAACGGCAGGGGGTCATCGTCCGCAAGCTCCCGCCGGGAGAAGTGGCGGCCTACTTAGGCGCCGCCGATATTGGGTTGGCCCTCCGGGAACCCAAAACGTCCATGCAGGGCGTGTTTCCCATAAAGCTGGGTGAATACCTGCTGTGCGGACTACCGGTGATCGCCACCGCGGGGATAGGCGACACCGGGACCCTGCTGGGAGGAGAAGCCTCCTGTCTGCTCCTGGAAAACCATGCGCCCGCTTCCCTTGAAAAAGCCGCCCTTTGGGCGGTGTCGGCAGCCGCACGACCGGACCTGAAAACCGCCGCGCGCCGGCTGGGGCTCGCCCGGTTTAGCCTGGAGGAAAGTATACGAACCTATAAGCGCGCATTGGATGCTTGA
- a CDS encoding glycosyltransferase family 4 protein, which translates to MKILILSRYSRMGASSRLRLYQYIPYFEAQGIDCRIHPLFNDRYLQELYGNGRVSRGNLARCYWAMARQVYRAANYDLVLIEKEIFPFLPAWAERWLAWKRVPYVVDYDDAIFHNYDLHPQPLVRRLFKKKIAEVMRHAAAVTCGNHYLADYARRATERVHLIPTVIEPERYVPKSGHAPKEVVIGWIGSPTSMRYLAELKPVLEDLMREYPVRLHIVGGKKGIGLGERESVLDWSEDTETVLVGQFDIGVMPLHDSPWELGKCGYKLIQYMGCGLPVVGSPVGVNSDIIRDGDNGFLAATPEAWKTALSKLIRDPGLRLSMGRAGRRMVEEQYNTKAAGTLWMNILQPLKN; encoded by the coding sequence TTGAAAATCCTTATCCTGTCCAGGTATTCGCGTATGGGCGCCAGCAGCCGTTTGCGGTTGTACCAGTACATCCCCTATTTCGAGGCGCAGGGTATCGATTGCAGGATACACCCCTTATTCAACGACCGTTATTTACAGGAATTATATGGAAACGGGCGCGTCAGCCGTGGCAACCTTGCCCGTTGTTATTGGGCCATGGCCCGGCAGGTCTACCGCGCGGCGAACTACGACCTGGTCCTCATCGAAAAAGAAATATTCCCTTTTTTACCGGCCTGGGCGGAACGATGGCTGGCCTGGAAACGCGTTCCTTATGTCGTAGATTACGACGACGCGATCTTTCACAACTATGACCTGCATCCTCAACCGCTCGTACGGAGACTGTTCAAAAAGAAGATCGCAGAGGTGATGCGGCACGCGGCCGCTGTCACCTGCGGCAACCATTACCTGGCGGACTACGCCAGGCGGGCAACCGAAAGGGTACACCTTATCCCAACCGTCATCGAGCCGGAACGTTATGTGCCCAAAAGCGGGCACGCACCAAAAGAAGTCGTCATCGGTTGGATCGGCTCCCCGACCTCCATGCGCTACCTGGCTGAGTTAAAGCCTGTGTTGGAGGACCTGATGCGCGAGTACCCCGTCCGCCTGCACATTGTCGGTGGCAAAAAAGGCATCGGCCTGGGGGAACGGGAAAGTGTCCTGGATTGGTCCGAAGACACGGAGACGGTGCTGGTCGGACAATTCGACATCGGGGTCATGCCGTTGCACGACAGCCCTTGGGAATTGGGGAAATGTGGGTATAAACTGATCCAGTATATGGGTTGCGGCTTACCCGTCGTGGGAAGCCCCGTCGGCGTCAACAGCGACATCATCCGGGATGGCGACAACGGTTTCCTGGCTGCGACGCCCGAGGCCTGGAAAACGGCCCTGAGCAAGCTCATCCGCGACCCCGGGCTCCGGCTGTCCATGGGCAGGGCGGGCCGCAGGATGGTCGAGGAGCAGTACAACACGAAGGCGGCGGGGACACTCTGGATGAACATCCTGCAACCTTTAAAGAACTAA
- the asnB gene encoding asparagine synthase (glutamine-hydrolyzing) → MCGIFGTIHFQAPQPGVVLSALAHRGPDEQNHLAGERVSLYHTRLAIQDLTPSGRQPMQHNGVYITFNGEIYNHWELRKKYGLSSASRSDTMTLLLLYEALGTAMFETIDGMFALAIHDTANGKLLLARDRAGKKPLYLWSRGRSLAFSSELNALKDVVRPSLDEASIADYLYLGYHFRAATPYREIEELEAGTFLEVDLDTLDRKKVRWFDIADAYSRPLDLTPEEALAGLDERLHLAVQRRIDSSDLEVGSFLSGGIDSGLVTAIASAYTKDLKTFTVKMPGAYDESVLAQSVAEKYGTRHTTIEISFDGLRDDFTRIVSNYGEPFFDSSAIPSYYVSQEARKHITVVLNGDGADELFGGYRRYMPFRYYDFFGRKGPVSWFARTAGNLLPPGHRKQDVYTYVYRLLKFAGYKELTDIYGGATTDLFTGYKNEFETPPRLQGLTELLDRVSRLPVSSLSKILIADFDTILFSDLLVKMDIATMAHSLEGRSPFLSKELLEFAPTLKDGYKIRGRRSKVLLRSLAGRYLPEALIDQPKRGFEIPLKDWMNGVLGEMTEDYLFGSAGALYPTLIRKSFVTDVFKRKVNLSEERRAKMLYALLCLEVWYKRVYQHG, encoded by the coding sequence ATGTGTGGGATATTCGGCACGATCCATTTCCAGGCACCCCAACCGGGGGTGGTGCTTTCCGCGCTGGCCCACCGCGGGCCGGATGAACAAAACCACCTGGCCGGTGAGCGCGTCAGCCTTTACCATACGCGGCTGGCCATACAGGACCTGACGCCCTCGGGCAGACAGCCGATGCAGCACAACGGCGTGTACATCACGTTTAACGGGGAGATCTACAACCATTGGGAGCTCAGAAAGAAATACGGTCTTTCCAGCGCCTCGCGTTCGGATACGATGACGCTTCTTTTGCTGTACGAGGCGCTGGGGACGGCCATGTTCGAAACCATCGATGGCATGTTTGCGCTGGCCATCCACGACACGGCAAACGGAAAGCTGCTCCTGGCAAGGGACCGGGCGGGGAAAAAACCCCTCTACCTCTGGAGCCGGGGACGCAGCCTGGCCTTCTCATCGGAACTAAACGCCCTGAAGGACGTCGTCCGGCCGTCCCTGGACGAGGCGTCGATCGCGGACTACCTCTACCTGGGGTATCACTTCCGCGCCGCCACCCCCTACCGGGAGATCGAGGAACTGGAAGCCGGCACTTTTTTAGAGGTCGACCTCGACACCCTGGACCGCAAAAAGGTGCGTTGGTTTGACATCGCCGACGCGTATAGCCGGCCCCTGGACCTCACTCCCGAAGAAGCGCTGGCCGGTCTTGACGAACGGCTGCACCTCGCCGTGCAAAGAAGGATCGACAGCTCGGACCTGGAGGTCGGATCCTTTCTCAGCGGGGGGATCGACAGCGGCCTGGTGACGGCCATTGCCTCGGCCTATACCAAAGACCTGAAAACGTTCACGGTAAAGATGCCGGGCGCTTACGACGAATCCGTCCTTGCGCAGTCCGTGGCGGAGAAGTACGGTACACGCCATACGACCATCGAGATCTCCTTTGACGGGTTGCGGGATGACTTTACCCGGATTGTGTCCAACTATGGCGAACCGTTTTTCGACAGTTCCGCCATCCCCAGCTACTATGTCTCCCAGGAGGCCAGAAAGCACATCACCGTCGTCCTGAACGGGGATGGGGCGGACGAACTGTTTGGCGGGTACAGACGGTATATGCCTTTCCGGTATTATGATTTTTTTGGGCGGAAAGGGCCCGTCTCCTGGTTTGCCCGTACCGCCGGGAACCTCTTGCCGCCGGGACACCGGAAACAGGATGTGTATACCTATGTCTACCGGCTGTTGAAATTCGCCGGGTATAAGGAGCTCACCGATATATACGGGGGCGCCACCACAGACCTGTTTACAGGCTACAAAAACGAATTTGAAACCCCACCCCGTTTGCAGGGACTGACCGAACTGTTGGACCGGGTCAGCCGGTTGCCGGTGTCTTCGCTGTCGAAGATCCTGATCGCGGATTTCGACACGATCCTGTTCAGCGACCTCCTTGTCAAAATGGACATTGCCACCATGGCGCATTCCCTGGAAGGCAGGAGCCCGTTCCTGTCGAAAGAGCTGCTGGAATTTGCCCCAACGCTAAAGGACGGATATAAGATCCGCGGCCGCCGGTCGAAGGTCCTGCTCCGGTCCCTGGCCGGGCGTTACCTCCCCGAAGCGCTGATCGACCAGCCCAAACGGGGGTTCGAAATTCCCCTGAAGGACTGGATGAACGGGGTGCTCGGCGAGATGACCGAAGACTATCTCTTTGGTTCGGCGGGAGCGTTGTATCCCACCCTGATCCGGAAGTCTTTTGTAACCGATGTGTTTAAACGGAAAGTCAACCTCTCGGAGGAGCGGAGGGCCAAGATGCTCTACGCCCTCCTCTGCCTGGAGGTTTGGTATAAAAGAGTGTATCAACATGGATAA
- a CDS encoding glycosyltransferase family 4 protein — MDKLVRITTVPLSLDKLLEGQMGFMKTRGMDVAMVSSDGPRREAIAAREGCPYYVVSMTRVISPVRDLVSVWRMVRLFRSLRPDIVHTHTPKAGLVGMMAAWWCRVPVRMHTVAGLPLMESTGMRRRLLVLVEKITYGFSSGVYPNSYRLLQYISDQRFCRPGKLKVIASGSSNGIDAHYFSRTPELEARAEEVRKTYGIPGDAFVFVFIGRIVRDKGIQELVAACKPLKAHLLLVGPFEDDLDPVDDACREEIERNPSIHVTGYQQDVRPFLVAADVLAFPSYREGFPNVPLQAGCLGLPSIVSDINGCNEIVEEGINGLVVPAKDTNALRRALERMIDEPGLRDRCAKNARDRITGRYGREVVWDALHREYQEQKRRAHAL, encoded by the coding sequence ATGGATAAACTGGTAAGGATAACGACCGTCCCGCTCTCCCTGGACAAATTGCTGGAGGGGCAGATGGGTTTTATGAAAACCCGGGGGATGGACGTGGCGATGGTCAGCTCGGACGGACCGAGAAGGGAAGCCATCGCCGCCCGTGAAGGTTGTCCGTATTACGTTGTGTCTATGACGAGGGTTATTTCACCCGTCCGGGATTTGGTCAGCGTCTGGCGAATGGTGCGCCTGTTTCGATCGCTGCGGCCGGATATCGTCCATACCCACACCCCAAAGGCCGGCCTGGTGGGGATGATGGCGGCCTGGTGGTGCCGCGTACCCGTGCGGATGCATACCGTCGCGGGTCTTCCCCTGATGGAATCCACCGGTATGCGGCGCAGGCTGCTGGTCCTGGTGGAAAAGATCACGTACGGATTTTCCTCGGGCGTCTATCCTAATTCCTATCGTCTCCTGCAATACATCAGCGATCAGCGTTTTTGCCGGCCCGGCAAGCTCAAAGTGATCGCGTCCGGCAGTTCCAACGGGATCGATGCGCATTACTTTAGCCGGACCCCCGAACTGGAAGCGCGCGCCGAGGAGGTGCGGAAGACGTACGGTATACCCGGTGACGCCTTCGTCTTTGTTTTTATCGGCCGGATCGTCCGGGACAAGGGGATACAGGAGCTCGTGGCTGCATGTAAACCTCTGAAGGCCCACCTTCTCCTCGTAGGGCCCTTCGAAGACGACCTGGATCCGGTGGACGATGCCTGCCGGGAGGAGATCGAACGGAACCCCTCCATCCACGTGACCGGGTATCAACAGGACGTGCGTCCTTTCCTGGTGGCGGCAGACGTGCTGGCATTCCCCTCCTACCGTGAGGGTTTTCCGAATGTTCCTTTGCAGGCGGGTTGTCTGGGCCTGCCCTCCATCGTTTCGGACATCAACGGCTGTAATGAGATCGTGGAGGAAGGGATCAACGGCCTGGTGGTCCCGGCCAAGGACACCAACGCCCTCCGGCGGGCCTTGGAACGGATGATCGATGAACCGGGTTTGCGCGACCGTTGTGCAAAAAACGCGCGGGACCGTATCACCGGCCGCTATGGGCGGGAAGTTGTCTGGGATGCCTTGCACCGGGAATATCAGGAACAGAAAAGGAGGGCCCATGCTTTATAA
- a CDS encoding sugar transferase gives MDILLAGTVFLCLSPVLVLVMLLIVAVSGKNPFFVQVRPGKRGKPFRIIKLKTMLDLRDGNGVLLPDERRLTPLGKFIRKTSLDELPQLLNVVRGEMSLIGPRPLLMEYLELYNDFQARRHEVRPGITGWAQVNGRNAIGWDERFALDVWYVDHLSAGLDLRIVWMTVWKVGSSKGVNQQGQATVAYFRGNGHKQEVL, from the coding sequence ATGGACATCCTCCTTGCAGGGACAGTCTTCCTGTGTTTGTCACCGGTTCTTGTACTCGTAATGCTACTGATCGTCGCCGTTTCGGGAAAAAATCCTTTTTTTGTACAAGTCCGGCCTGGAAAAAGGGGGAAACCCTTCCGGATCATCAAGCTCAAAACGATGCTTGACCTCCGGGACGGGAACGGGGTGTTGCTGCCGGACGAGCGGCGGCTCACGCCCCTGGGGAAGTTTATCCGGAAGACGTCCCTGGACGAGCTGCCGCAGTTGCTCAACGTCGTCAGGGGCGAGATGAGCCTCATCGGCCCCCGGCCCTTGCTGATGGAATACCTGGAGCTCTACAACGACTTTCAGGCCCGGCGGCACGAGGTACGCCCGGGGATCACCGGCTGGGCCCAGGTCAATGGCCGCAATGCCATCGGGTGGGACGAACGTTTCGCTCTGGACGTCTGGTACGTGGATCACCTTTCCGCGGGGCTGGACCTCCGGATCGTGTGGATGACGGTATGGAAGGTGGGGTCGTCGAAGGGCGTTAACCAACAAGGCCAGGCTACGGTGGCTTATTTCCGTGGCAACGGACACAAACAAGAAGTACTATGA
- a CDS encoding formyltransferase family protein, protein MRYAFAGDRAIAVTALMELKKRGYAPLALLVSGPDKASHAGELTKLSGLDPDHVLEGTAFKEEKGRNLLKSLNLDYIIGIHFPYVVPAEVLGIPRIGVLNLHPAFLPYNRGWHTPSWAIVEGTPYGATLHFMTEALDEGDVVLQRECPPLPGDTAHSLYQRVLALEGAMFAEAIPLLATLNPPRQPQNSAGTAHARRDLGLLQPLDPEENVRTGDLLKRLRALTTNKTEEAAYLIEDGRKYFIQVTMTPETENTPHVG, encoded by the coding sequence ATGAGATATGCGTTTGCCGGCGACAGGGCGATAGCGGTAACGGCACTGATGGAATTGAAAAAGCGCGGATATGCCCCGCTCGCCTTACTGGTGTCCGGACCGGATAAGGCCAGCCACGCCGGCGAACTGACGAAGCTGAGCGGTCTTGACCCGGACCACGTGCTGGAAGGAACGGCCTTTAAAGAAGAGAAAGGCCGGAACCTGCTCAAAAGCCTCAACCTGGATTATATCATTGGTATCCATTTCCCCTACGTGGTTCCGGCAGAAGTCCTGGGGATTCCCCGGATCGGTGTCCTGAACCTCCACCCTGCCTTTCTCCCGTACAACAGGGGGTGGCATACGCCCAGTTGGGCGATCGTGGAAGGGACCCCTTATGGCGCCACCCTCCATTTCATGACTGAGGCACTGGACGAAGGGGACGTTGTCCTTCAGCGCGAATGTCCGCCGCTACCGGGAGACACGGCGCATAGCCTTTACCAAAGGGTCCTGGCGCTGGAGGGCGCTATGTTTGCGGAGGCCATCCCCCTGCTGGCCACCCTGAACCCGCCCCGGCAGCCACAGAATAGCGCCGGGACAGCGCACGCCCGCCGGGACCTGGGGTTGCTACAACCCCTCGATCCGGAAGAAAACGTGCGCACCGGGGACCTGTTGAAAAGGCTCCGGGCCCTGACGACCAATAAGACAGAAGAAGCCGCCTATCTCATCGAAGACGGCCGGAAATACTTTATACAGGTGACGATGACGCCCGAAACAGAAAACACCCCCCATGTCGGATAA
- a CDS encoding DegT/DnrJ/EryC1/StrS family aminotransferase yields MSDKQHSPKIWLSAPHMGGAEQSFVEEAFATNWVAPLGPHVDGFEADLSIFLGRDRHVTALSSGTAALHLALILLGVDRGDEVICQSMTFSASANPIGYLGATPVFVDSETDTWNMSPDLLEKAIRDRQAKGKKIKAIIPVHLYGMPARMDRIQAIAQHYGIPIVEDAAEALGSTLKGRQMGTLGDLSILSFNGNKIITTSGGGALVSGDAGWIKRARYLATQARDPAPHYEHSVLGYNYRMSNICAGIGRGQMQVLEDRVLQRRANFAFYYDWLAGVPGFSFQPEAEGAYSNRWLTTILVDPACSPGGVTREDLRLALAADNIESRPLWKPMHRQPVFEGCPFYGDGTADRLFEQGLCLPSGTSLTPGDLERVRAVLLKLFQTNTISTP; encoded by the coding sequence ATGTCGGATAAACAACATTCCCCCAAAATCTGGCTTTCCGCTCCCCACATGGGTGGTGCGGAGCAGTCGTTTGTCGAGGAAGCCTTTGCCACCAACTGGGTGGCTCCGCTGGGACCCCATGTCGACGGTTTTGAAGCAGACCTGTCCATTTTCCTGGGCAGGGACCGGCACGTCACCGCCCTGTCGTCCGGGACCGCCGCCCTGCATCTGGCGCTGATTTTACTCGGCGTGGACCGGGGTGACGAGGTCATCTGCCAGAGCATGACCTTTTCCGCTTCCGCCAACCCCATTGGCTATCTTGGCGCCACGCCCGTTTTCGTGGATTCCGAGACCGATACCTGGAACATGTCCCCGGACCTGCTGGAGAAAGCCATCCGCGACAGACAAGCCAAGGGCAAAAAAATAAAGGCGATCATCCCCGTTCATTTGTACGGCATGCCCGCCCGCATGGACCGCATCCAGGCCATCGCGCAGCATTATGGCATACCCATCGTGGAAGACGCCGCCGAGGCCCTGGGGTCTACGTTGAAGGGCCGCCAGATGGGGACGCTGGGAGACCTGTCGATCTTGTCCTTCAACGGCAATAAAATCATCACCACCTCCGGAGGCGGTGCCCTGGTATCCGGGGACGCCGGTTGGATCAAACGCGCCCGCTACTTAGCCACCCAGGCCAGGGACCCGGCGCCGCACTATGAACATTCTGTCTTAGGGTACAACTACCGGATGAGCAATATCTGCGCCGGGATCGGGCGCGGACAAATGCAGGTGCTGGAGGACCGGGTCCTGCAAAGAAGGGCCAATTTTGCCTTTTATTATGACTGGCTGGCGGGCGTCCCCGGGTTCTCTTTTCAACCGGAGGCCGAGGGCGCGTACAGCAACCGCTGGCTGACGACGATCCTGGTCGACCCCGCGTGCAGTCCGGGCGGCGTCACCCGGGAAGACCTCCGGCTGGCCCTTGCTGCGGACAATATCGAATCCCGGCCGTTGTGGAAACCGATGCACCGGCAACCCGTCTTCGAAGGCTGCCCCTTTTACGGGGACGGAACCGCCGACCGGTTGTTTGAACAGGGGCTTTGCCTGCCGTCGGGCACCAGTCTCACCCCCGGAGACCTGGAAAGGGTCCGGGCCGTTCTCCTAAAACTATTCCAAACGAACACAATATCAACGCCTTAG